The Actinomyces sp. oral taxon 414 genome has a segment encoding these proteins:
- a CDS encoding DUF6049 family protein — MRRRPVMRARALSGIAALIGCLVLVLAPMALLPAPLGPTAAALPAADAPPADGRVSVSVDSLVPEVLASDQDLQVSGTIVNGTDEPLESADLVVQVQRSTEITLNGLESWLADERDAQLSTAITTGLSAIEPGATATFAVTVPAKNLPLGGSAEWGPRGVQVSVTENGQSLARDRTIVVWDAGVAVDPTRVTVVVPVVASPTEMNLLAQGDEADPTAVEALRARVEGLLSLARPGVVLAVDPALMTALGTEQDRPSPKDANGAEATPTPAPTTEPAPAPTPPTEPAPTTEPAPTTEPAPAPTPTTAPAPGSSPDTAHTLAEALKGAGRTGNLVVLPWADADVSALAHLGEGNLTTGAFTRADEAVAAWGTGSTTTALTSGPLDAETLASLPQTVSTVIARPGDLPVTEDLTYAPAGTTTIDDRVVLVPEASVSEAVGGILGAGSDPTALSDLDARGLLRGQLAILTRQTPYHGRDVVVALDRADAAAADPAELGTRLEAILTSSWTQGRDLGAVVADALEQQSEGEQVQRDDPPEQVLDEAEPSGTDLNAATQAAGHLKSIGSVLADPQALLGPATDVVATSLSTLWRTDPRGRTAHIAQARAAGDVVVQSLTAAPSSTINVISATADLPLRIVSGLDQAATVRVHLAPSSKRLQIDHDVTVTVPAQGQATVLVPIKAVGSGDVDLSIELLAADGTVVGTPMTMRTRVRASWETVGTRVAAGLLVALLAGGITRTVRRGRRQDRKATA, encoded by the coding sequence TTGCGCCGGCGTCCTGTCATGCGCGCCCGCGCCCTGTCGGGCATAGCGGCCCTCATCGGCTGTCTCGTCCTCGTGCTCGCCCCCATGGCGCTCCTCCCCGCGCCCCTCGGCCCGACGGCGGCCGCCCTGCCCGCGGCCGACGCCCCGCCGGCCGACGGCCGGGTGAGCGTGTCCGTCGACTCCCTGGTGCCGGAGGTCCTCGCCTCCGACCAGGACCTCCAGGTCTCGGGCACGATCGTCAACGGCACCGACGAACCCCTGGAATCGGCCGATCTCGTCGTCCAGGTCCAGCGCTCGACCGAGATCACACTCAACGGCCTGGAGTCGTGGCTCGCCGATGAGAGGGACGCCCAGCTGAGCACGGCGATCACCACCGGCCTGAGCGCGATCGAACCGGGCGCCACGGCGACCTTCGCCGTGACCGTGCCCGCCAAGAACCTGCCCCTGGGCGGTTCCGCGGAGTGGGGGCCGCGCGGCGTGCAGGTGTCGGTGACCGAGAACGGGCAGAGTCTCGCCCGGGATCGCACGATCGTCGTCTGGGACGCGGGCGTCGCGGTGGACCCCACGCGGGTGACGGTGGTGGTCCCCGTGGTCGCCTCGCCCACCGAGATGAACCTGCTGGCCCAGGGCGACGAGGCGGATCCGACCGCCGTGGAGGCGCTGCGCGCCCGGGTGGAGGGGCTGCTCTCCCTGGCCCGCCCCGGCGTCGTCCTGGCCGTGGATCCCGCGCTCATGACGGCGCTCGGGACGGAGCAAGATCGTCCCTCCCCGAAGGACGCCAATGGCGCCGAGGCCACTCCGACGCCCGCGCCCACGACCGAACCCGCACCCGCGCCGACGCCGCCGACCGAGCCCGCACCCACGACCGAGCCCGCACCCACGACCGAACCCGCACCCGCACCGACGCCCACGACCGCACCCGCACCCGGCTCCTCCCCCGATACCGCCCACACGCTCGCCGAGGCCCTGAAGGGGGCGGGCCGCACCGGCAATCTCGTCGTCCTGCCGTGGGCGGACGCCGACGTCTCCGCCTTGGCGCACCTGGGCGAGGGGAATCTCACGACCGGGGCCTTCACCCGAGCCGATGAGGCCGTCGCCGCCTGGGGGACGGGGAGCACGACGACGGCGCTGACGAGCGGTCCCCTGGACGCCGAGACCCTGGCGTCCCTGCCGCAGACCGTCTCCACGGTGATCGCCCGGCCCGGCGACCTGCCCGTCACGGAGGACCTGACCTACGCCCCCGCGGGCACCACCACAATCGACGACCGGGTGGTCCTCGTTCCCGAGGCCTCCGTGTCCGAGGCGGTGGGGGGGATCCTGGGCGCCGGCTCCGACCCGACGGCGCTGTCCGACCTCGACGCGCGCGGCCTCCTGCGCGGGCAGCTGGCGATCCTGACCCGCCAGACCCCCTACCACGGACGCGATGTCGTCGTCGCACTCGACAGGGCCGACGCCGCCGCCGCGGACCCCGCCGAGCTCGGGACTCGCCTGGAGGCGATCCTGACGTCCTCGTGGACGCAGGGCCGGGACCTGGGCGCCGTCGTCGCGGACGCCCTCGAGCAGCAGTCCGAGGGCGAGCAGGTCCAGCGCGACGATCCGCCGGAGCAGGTCCTCGACGAGGCCGAGCCGAGCGGCACCGACCTCAATGCGGCCACCCAGGCGGCGGGCCACCTGAAGTCGATCGGCTCGGTGCTCGCCGACCCGCAGGCCCTCCTGGGCCCGGCCACGGACGTCGTCGCCACTTCCCTGTCCACGCTGTGGCGCACGGACCCGCGGGGACGGACCGCCCATATCGCCCAGGCCCGGGCGGCGGGGGACGTCGTCGTGCAGTCCCTGACCGCGGCGCCCTCCTCCACCATTAATGTCATCTCGGCCACGGCGGACCTGCCCCTGCGCATTGTCTCCGGCCTGGATCAGGCGGCCACGGTCAGGGTCCACCTCGCGCCCTCCTCCAAGCGCCTGCAGATCGATCACGACGTCACGGTCACGGTGCCGGCCCAGGGGCAGGCCACCGTCCTGGTGCCGATCAAGGCGGTGGGCAGCGGCGACGTCGACCTGTCCATCGAACTGCTGGCGGCCGACGGCACCGTCGTCGGCACGCCTATGACAATGCGCACGCGGGTGCGGGCGAGTTGGGAGACCGTGGGCACTCGCGTCGCCGCCGGGCTGCTGGTGGCCTTGCTCGCCGGCGGGATCACCCGTACGGTCCGCAGGGGCCGACGTCAGGACAGGAAGGCGACTGCATGA
- a CDS encoding NUDIX hydrolase yields the protein MPTRRTRRPRAGSLARRAGVYGLPVIDETSAGGLIIDVQDGRAVTAVIARRNRGGRLEWCLPKGHLEGAETAEQAAVREIAEETGITGRVLRHLATIDYWFAGDDHRVHKVVHHFLLEATGGDLTTENDPDHEAEDVAWVDLEDVSRRLAYPNERRIVAAAREILVGDG from the coding sequence ATGCCCACGCGTCGCACTCGCAGACCCCGCGCCGGTTCGCTGGCGCGGCGGGCGGGTGTGTACGGCCTGCCGGTGATCGATGAGACGAGTGCCGGCGGCCTCATTATCGATGTGCAGGACGGCCGCGCCGTCACGGCGGTCATCGCCCGCCGGAATCGGGGCGGCCGCCTGGAGTGGTGCCTGCCCAAGGGGCACCTGGAGGGCGCGGAGACCGCCGAGCAGGCGGCCGTTCGGGAGATCGCGGAGGAGACCGGTATCACGGGCCGGGTCCTGCGTCATCTGGCGACGATCGACTACTGGTTCGCCGGGGACGACCACCGCGTCCACAAGGTCGTCCACCATTTCCTCCTGGAGGCTACGGGCGGGGACCTGACCACGGAGAATGACCCGGATCATGAGGCCGAGGACGTCGCCTGGGTGGATCTGGAAGACGTCTCCCGCCGTCTGGCCTATCCTAATGAGCGTCGGATTGTGGCGGCCGCTCGTGAGATTCTAGTGGGGGACGGGTGA
- a CDS encoding CCA tRNA nucleotidyltransferase yields the protein MTQRQAPAPSVPSAATRAEAAPPRPARADAVDPPAPSESAPPAPSESAPPAPEAGGGLTAVARAALAELPPSLAALGHMFTRAGHEIALVGGPVRDAFLGLTPHDLDCTTSARPDQTEEILASWGDACWDIGKDFGTIGARKGDIIVEVTTYRTEAYEVGSRKPAVSYGDTLEGDLTRRDFTVNAMALRLPDLELVDPCGGLADLRAGILRTPAGAVQSFDDDPLRIMRAARFAAQLCFDVEMDVMDAMTEMAPRLEIVSAERVRAELERLLLARRPRRGLELMVHTGVADVVLPELAALVETVDEHRRHKDVYEHTLTVLDQAIDLETGPDGPVPGPDLVLRLAAIMHDVGKPATRRFLPDGTVTFHGHDHVGARMTRKRLTALRFDKQTVKDVSRLVELHLRFHGYAEAGWSDSAVRRYVADAGPLLERLHRLTRADVTTRNRRRARLLDAAYDDLEARIAALAAAEELAAIRPELDGEQIMAELGVGPGPVVGEAYRFLLDLRMEKGPVGEELARQALHSWWAARGE from the coding sequence ATGACCCAGCGCCAAGCTCCCGCCCCTTCCGTCCCTTCCGCCGCGACTCGGGCCGAGGCGGCCCCGCCCCGCCCCGCCCGGGCCGACGCCGTCGACCCGCCTGCGCCGTCGGAATCTGCGCCGCCTGCGCCGTCGGAATCTGCGCCGCCCGCGCCCGAGGCCGGCGGCGGCCTGACCGCCGTGGCCCGCGCCGCCCTCGCTGAGCTGCCGCCCTCCCTCGCCGCCCTCGGGCACATGTTCACACGGGCCGGCCACGAGATCGCCCTCGTCGGCGGGCCGGTGCGCGACGCCTTCCTCGGCCTGACCCCTCACGACCTGGACTGCACCACCTCGGCCCGACCCGACCAGACCGAGGAGATCCTCGCGTCCTGGGGGGACGCCTGCTGGGACATCGGCAAGGACTTCGGCACCATTGGCGCCCGCAAGGGGGACATCATCGTCGAGGTGACCACCTACCGCACCGAGGCCTACGAGGTCGGCTCGCGCAAACCCGCCGTCTCCTACGGCGACACGCTCGAGGGCGACCTCACCCGCCGCGACTTCACCGTCAACGCCATGGCGCTGCGGCTGCCGGACCTGGAACTCGTCGACCCCTGCGGCGGCCTGGCCGACCTGCGCGCCGGAATCCTGCGCACCCCCGCCGGCGCCGTCCAGTCCTTCGACGACGACCCGCTGCGCATTATGCGGGCCGCCCGCTTCGCCGCCCAGCTGTGCTTCGACGTCGAAATGGACGTCATGGACGCCATGACCGAGATGGCGCCGCGCCTGGAGATCGTCTCCGCCGAGCGCGTGCGCGCCGAGCTCGAGCGCCTGCTGCTCGCGCGCCGGCCCCGGCGGGGGCTGGAGCTCATGGTGCACACCGGCGTGGCCGACGTCGTCCTGCCCGAGCTGGCCGCCCTGGTCGAGACCGTCGACGAGCACCGGCGCCACAAGGACGTCTACGAGCACACTCTGACGGTCCTCGACCAGGCCATCGACCTGGAGACCGGCCCCGACGGGCCGGTGCCCGGCCCGGACCTCGTGCTGCGCCTGGCGGCCATCATGCACGACGTCGGCAAACCCGCCACGCGGCGCTTCCTGCCCGACGGCACCGTCACCTTCCACGGGCACGACCACGTGGGGGCGCGCATGACGCGCAAGCGGCTGACGGCGCTGCGCTTCGACAAGCAGACCGTCAAGGACGTCTCCCGGCTGGTGGAGCTGCACCTGCGCTTCCACGGCTACGCCGAGGCCGGATGGTCGGACTCGGCGGTGCGCCGCTACGTGGCCGACGCCGGGCCGCTGCTCGAGCGCCTGCACCGGCTCACGCGCGCCGACGTCACCACCCGCAACCGGCGCCGGGCCCGCCTGCTCGACGCCGCCTACGACGACCTCGAGGCGCGTATCGCCGCCCTCGCCGCCGCCGAGGAACTCGCCGCCATCCGGCCCGAACTCGACGGCGAACAGATCATGGCCGAGCTCGGGGTGGGGCCCGGGCCGGTGGTGGGCGAGGCCTACCGCTTCCTGCTGGACCTGCGCATGGAGAAGGGGCCGGTGGGCGAGGAGCTGGCCCGGCAGGCCCTGCACTCCTGGTGGGCGGCACGCGGGGAGTGA
- a CDS encoding ATP-binding protein, with protein MSPPYARLVDARLSALFDGLAAINIEGARGVGKTWTASRHARTFIAVDDPDERAQLERLGSHFAEALDYPVVLDEWQRLPEIWDRVRRAVDADPTPGRFLLTGSSSPAQAPVHTGAGRIVNLRMRPLSLVERSLETPTVSLAALMSGDGTGDVEGSTPVTLDRYVDEILRSGLPGVRDLPAVAREAQLDAYLEQTVRRELAAPRARSARILADWLRTYAAAVSTTTSYDAITGAATRRDGPPPAVSTTRRYRDLLEAMWILEPVPGWNPSQNELSRTTTGDKHQLCDPALAAHLLRLGAAGLMGVGRPVQVALKGVPRRTRMLGPLFESLVVQSVQVYASLCDAAVHHLRTKRGEHEVDLIVENRDRRVVAIEVKAAAAPRPGDTRHLLWLRERLGERLADAVVVTTGRHAYRDEDAVAVVPAALLGP; from the coding sequence ATGAGCCCGCCCTACGCCCGCCTCGTCGACGCGCGGCTGTCCGCGCTGTTCGACGGTCTGGCCGCCATCAATATCGAGGGAGCCCGCGGCGTGGGCAAGACCTGGACGGCGTCGCGGCATGCGCGGACCTTCATCGCCGTCGACGACCCGGATGAGCGCGCCCAGCTCGAGCGCCTGGGGAGCCACTTCGCCGAGGCGCTGGACTACCCTGTGGTCCTCGACGAGTGGCAGCGCCTGCCGGAGATCTGGGACCGGGTGCGGCGCGCCGTCGACGCCGATCCCACCCCGGGGCGGTTCCTCCTCACCGGCTCCTCCTCACCGGCGCAGGCCCCCGTGCACACGGGGGCCGGGCGCATCGTCAACCTCCGCATGCGGCCACTCAGTCTGGTCGAGCGCTCCCTGGAGACGCCCACAGTCTCGCTGGCCGCCCTGATGTCGGGGGACGGGACGGGCGACGTCGAGGGGAGTACCCCGGTCACCCTGGATCGGTACGTCGACGAGATCCTCCGCTCCGGCCTGCCGGGCGTGCGCGACCTGCCGGCCGTGGCGCGCGAGGCGCAGCTCGACGCCTACCTGGAGCAGACCGTCCGCCGCGAACTGGCCGCGCCGCGCGCCCGCAGCGCCCGGATCCTCGCCGACTGGCTGCGCACCTACGCCGCCGCCGTGTCGACCACGACCTCCTACGACGCGATCACCGGGGCCGCCACCCGCAGGGACGGCCCCCCGCCCGCGGTCTCCACCACCCGCCGGTACCGCGACCTGCTGGAGGCGATGTGGATCCTCGAGCCGGTGCCCGGCTGGAACCCGTCGCAGAACGAGCTTTCGCGGACCACCACGGGGGACAAGCACCAGCTGTGCGACCCCGCCCTGGCGGCGCACCTCCTCCGCCTCGGGGCCGCCGGTCTGATGGGGGTGGGCAGACCCGTCCAGGTCGCCCTCAAGGGAGTCCCCAGGCGCACCCGGATGCTCGGCCCCCTGTTCGAGTCCCTGGTCGTCCAGAGCGTCCAGGTCTACGCCTCGCTGTGCGACGCCGCCGTCCACCACCTGCGCACCAAGCGCGGCGAGCACGAGGTCGACCTCATCGTCGAGAACCGCGACCGCCGCGTCGTCGCCATCGAGGTCAAGGCCGCCGCCGCGCCGCGCCCGGGGGACACCCGTCACCTGCTGTGGCTGCGCGAGCGCCTGGGCGAGCGTCTCGCCGACGCCGTCGTGGTCACCACCGGCCGTCACGCCTACCGCGACGAGGACGCCGTCGCCGTCGTGCCCGCGGCCCTGCTGGGCCCGTGA
- the cas3g gene encoding type I-G CRISPR-associated helicase/endonuclease Cas3g: protein MLPDFPAVFRAATGHEPRAYQERLAARLVAGDVPPILDVPTGMGKTLAVLLAWLYALAADADRGGAGDTAGGAAAGDDAGAGGARRVARRLHLVVDRRVVVDDAHRCARDLERRLARADAGPLAQLAAAVRERLDLAPDEPVLEVRRLRGGLPRDLTEHTRNPARPAIVLGTLDMTCSRLLFRGYQLSPRRRSIDAALTGLDSWWVLDEAHLSAQARTTLETLQTRESALEDRFGGAVPGLRVMAMSATPGGTAEGALTWDAAQEEARDPDLARRRRARDAVPVSVVEAAGSGVDAVVAAAAGIVPALGRGEGLVVFCTTVADAKAVRTRLGKSCKKHGAALELLTGGMPERFARGVVDRLGAYRTGCEDREEADPVVVVATSTLEVGADLDFTHLITRACDADSLIQRLGRVNRVGAREDGSATIIHTDKSDPIHGEAADAVVRLIAGATTLGEAVARLRNAPDPAALRRPRQEPVVIPPTVLRAYVRTAGSRNDPPVAPWIRELEDPRAEVVLVARDRVDLMAEEDGPLLADLEEFPPDLRAEGWTLRMVDMRRAAQAALETAPIIVLDPTRREPPRIIGEPRGLDDVGPGAVLVVDSNAAARVLGIDDAGRDLSDRLLLPGADVEALRKAVEAEASRSEENGEGAGTGAGAGGPRVILTDLGGELTGEGEARADVLLELADEIPAPQGWVLETDVLGEDSPIPWLRLGLARPAGEERRRAVPLGEHNRAVGECAERWARSLGLPEPVVEDIALAGAYHDVGKNELAAFQTALRMRQGEDGWLDFGEDDAPEPLAKSALPPRLWRRSAALARVPRGWRHEAASARAFDEDAATRPHDHELVRHLILSHHGFYRGPGPICPQGGAGDQTGGAGEPYLDPASPRWAGQIESFHRLNERYGPYGLALAEAILRLADWDVSRKEQEQ from the coding sequence GTGCTACCAGACTTCCCCGCCGTGTTCCGCGCCGCCACCGGGCACGAGCCGCGCGCCTACCAGGAGCGCCTCGCCGCGCGCCTCGTCGCGGGGGACGTCCCGCCCATCCTCGACGTGCCCACCGGCATGGGCAAGACCCTCGCCGTGCTCCTCGCCTGGCTCTACGCGCTCGCGGCCGACGCCGACCGCGGTGGCGCCGGCGACACCGCCGGTGGTGCGGCCGCCGGTGACGACGCCGGTGCCGGCGGAGCTCGGCGGGTCGCCCGGCGGCTGCACCTCGTCGTCGACCGGCGGGTCGTCGTCGACGACGCCCACCGGTGCGCCCGCGACCTGGAGCGCCGACTCGCCCGGGCCGACGCGGGCCCCCTGGCGCAGCTGGCCGCGGCTGTGCGCGAGCGCCTCGACCTCGCCCCGGACGAGCCCGTCCTCGAGGTCCGCAGGCTGCGCGGCGGCCTGCCCCGAGACCTCACCGAGCACACGCGCAACCCCGCCCGCCCCGCCATCGTCCTGGGCACGCTGGACATGACGTGCTCCCGCCTGCTCTTCCGCGGCTACCAGCTCTCCCCCCGGCGTCGGAGCATCGACGCCGCCCTGACCGGGCTCGACTCCTGGTGGGTGCTCGACGAGGCGCACCTGTCCGCTCAGGCCCGCACCACCCTGGAGACGCTTCAGACCCGGGAGTCGGCGCTCGAAGACCGCTTCGGCGGCGCCGTTCCGGGTCTGCGGGTCATGGCCATGAGCGCCACCCCCGGCGGGACCGCGGAGGGGGCCCTCACCTGGGACGCGGCGCAGGAGGAGGCGCGCGACCCGGACCTGGCCCGCCGTCGTCGGGCCCGCGACGCCGTGCCCGTCAGTGTCGTCGAGGCCGCGGGGTCCGGCGTCGACGCCGTGGTCGCGGCGGCCGCCGGAATCGTGCCCGCGCTCGGCCGCGGGGAGGGCCTCGTCGTCTTCTGCACCACGGTCGCCGACGCCAAGGCCGTCCGAACCAGGCTCGGCAAGTCGTGCAAGAAGCACGGCGCCGCCCTGGAGCTGCTCACCGGCGGCATGCCCGAGCGCTTCGCCCGGGGTGTCGTCGACCGGCTCGGGGCGTACCGCACCGGCTGCGAGGACCGGGAGGAGGCCGACCCCGTCGTCGTCGTAGCCACCTCCACCCTCGAGGTGGGCGCGGATCTGGACTTCACCCACCTCATCACCCGGGCCTGCGACGCGGACTCCCTCATTCAGCGGCTCGGGCGCGTCAACCGGGTGGGTGCGCGGGAGGACGGGTCGGCGACCATCATCCACACCGATAAGTCCGACCCCATTCACGGGGAGGCGGCCGACGCCGTCGTGCGGCTCATCGCGGGCGCGACGACCCTGGGGGAGGCGGTGGCGCGCCTGCGCAATGCGCCGGACCCGGCGGCGCTGCGGCGCCCCCGGCAGGAACCGGTCGTCATCCCGCCGACCGTGCTGCGCGCCTACGTGCGCACCGCGGGCTCCCGCAACGATCCGCCCGTGGCCCCCTGGATCCGCGAGCTCGAAGACCCGCGCGCCGAGGTCGTCCTCGTCGCCCGGGACCGCGTCGATCTCATGGCCGAGGAGGACGGCCCGCTCCTGGCCGACCTCGAGGAGTTCCCGCCCGATCTGCGGGCCGAGGGCTGGACGCTGCGAATGGTCGATATGCGCAGGGCCGCGCAAGCCGCACTCGAGACGGCGCCGATCATTGTGCTGGACCCGACCCGCCGGGAGCCGCCGCGCATTATCGGGGAGCCACGCGGTCTGGACGACGTCGGACCCGGCGCAGTCCTGGTCGTCGACTCGAATGCGGCCGCGCGCGTCTTGGGGATTGATGACGCCGGGCGGGACCTGTCCGACCGCCTGCTCCTGCCGGGGGCGGACGTCGAGGCCCTGCGCAAGGCGGTGGAGGCCGAGGCCTCCCGAAGCGAGGAGAACGGGGAGGGCGCCGGAACCGGAGCCGGCGCCGGGGGGCCGCGCGTCATTCTGACCGACCTGGGCGGCGAGCTAACCGGCGAGGGAGAGGCGCGCGCCGACGTCCTGCTCGAGCTCGCCGACGAGATCCCGGCGCCGCAGGGGTGGGTGCTCGAGACGGATGTTCTCGGCGAGGACTCCCCGATCCCGTGGCTCCGCCTCGGGCTCGCCCGCCCAGCGGGCGAGGAGCGGCGTCGCGCCGTCCCGCTGGGCGAGCACAACCGCGCCGTGGGGGAGTGCGCCGAGCGGTGGGCGCGCTCCCTGGGCCTGCCCGAACCGGTGGTCGAGGACATCGCGCTCGCGGGCGCCTACCACGATGTCGGCAAGAACGAGCTCGCCGCCTTCCAGACGGCCCTGCGCATGCGGCAGGGCGAGGACGGCTGGCTGGACTTCGGCGAAGATGACGCGCCGGAGCCGCTGGCCAAGTCCGCGCTGCCGCCCCGCCTGTGGCGGCGCTCGGCCGCCCTGGCCCGTGTGCCCCGGGGCTGGCGGCATGAGGCGGCCTCGGCGCGCGCATTCGACGAGGACGCCGCCACCCGACCCCACGACCACGAACTGGTGCGCCATCTCATCCTCAGTCACCACGGCTTCTACCGCGGACCCGGCCCCATCTGCCCGCAGGGCGGCGCCGGCGATCAGACGGGAGGCGCGGGCGAGCCCTACCTGGATCCCGCCTCGCCCCGGTGGGCCGGGCAGATCGAGTCCTTCCACCGGCTCAACGAGCGCTACGGACCCTACGGGCTGGCGCTCGCCGAGGCGATCCTCAGGCTCGCCGACTGGGACGTGTCCCGGAAGGAGCAGGAACAGTGA
- the cas7g gene encoding type I-G CRISPR-associated RAMP protein Csb1/Cas7g yields MTTETDFRHLLAALISDPGVAGLSLAGAYESLTGPTVTPPAGTIRQDGRVVGIFETADGNPAATIDSWGSVASRCEALLAGRFHDGALADYLNFPLVTLVGEGDRVLTTSVELSHRQADATWRLAQNELREAGVAFDEIQRATRKHPDALVTGFPTAIPFGWWHSHTKRSQKAVDDANKRTSSKKNKSALERGRDEYLGYYVMNPADSRSARLFTAEFIATGVRERRRMAAKVDAFFAAVEAETKIGGDKLSTVGLGSIPPTDLVKRTDRSTPSDLTYDTIESRAFFSFTGLRAFNFTRPEPAGSLIVTLTLLLYLLHHQNLSLRAGAELRLLEPGLRVRLERQGAEPEPLELPDVNDMAALVRALGAEAGWEGPRTVRISPESPLGKIIRVVDGSAES; encoded by the coding sequence ATGACCACTGAAACCGATTTCCGACATCTGCTCGCCGCCCTTATCTCCGATCCCGGAGTCGCGGGCCTGTCCCTCGCCGGTGCCTACGAGTCGCTCACCGGGCCGACCGTCACCCCGCCCGCCGGGACCATTCGGCAGGATGGCCGGGTCGTGGGGATCTTCGAGACCGCCGACGGGAACCCGGCCGCCACCATTGATTCCTGGGGGTCGGTGGCCTCGCGCTGCGAGGCCCTCCTGGCCGGTCGTTTCCACGACGGCGCCCTCGCCGACTACCTGAACTTCCCGCTCGTCACCCTCGTGGGAGAGGGGGATCGGGTGCTCACCACCTCGGTTGAACTCTCCCACCGGCAGGCCGATGCGACCTGGCGCCTGGCGCAGAACGAGCTGCGCGAGGCCGGAGTCGCCTTCGACGAGATCCAGCGGGCCACGCGCAAGCATCCTGATGCCCTCGTGACCGGATTCCCGACGGCGATCCCCTTCGGCTGGTGGCACTCGCACACCAAACGCTCCCAGAAAGCGGTCGACGACGCCAACAAGAGGACGTCCAGCAAGAAGAACAAGTCCGCGCTGGAGCGGGGAAGGGACGAGTATCTCGGCTACTACGTCATGAACCCTGCGGACTCCCGCTCGGCGCGCCTGTTCACCGCCGAGTTCATTGCGACGGGGGTCCGGGAGCGGCGGCGCATGGCCGCCAAGGTCGATGCTTTTTTCGCCGCCGTCGAGGCTGAGACGAAGATCGGGGGCGATAAGCTCTCGACCGTGGGTCTCGGTTCCATTCCGCCGACCGATCTCGTGAAGAGGACCGACAGGTCCACGCCGTCGGACCTGACGTACGACACCATTGAGAGCCGCGCCTTCTTTTCGTTCACGGGTCTGAGGGCTTTCAATTTCACCCGGCCCGAGCCGGCGGGCTCGCTCATTGTGACGCTCACCCTCCTGCTCTACCTGCTGCACCATCAGAATCTGTCACTGCGGGCCGGGGCCGAGCTGCGCCTGCTGGAACCGGGGCTGCGGGTCCGCTTGGAGCGCCAGGGCGCCGAGCCGGAGCCGTTGGAGCTGCCCGACGTCAACGACATGGCGGCGCTGGTGCGCGCCCTCGGCGCCGAGGCCGGATGGGAGGGGCCGCGCACCGTGCGGATCTCACCCGAGTCCCCGCTGGGAAAGATCATCCGGGTCGTGGACGGCAGCGCCGAGTCATGA
- the csb2 gene encoding type I-G CRISPR-associated protein Csb2: protein MTAFTVTARFPAGQFNAHGSDGEAEWPPAPARLAAALLSAAYESGDGVEAVEGLFALDPPDISAPRVGERAVDYGRWVPTNNEIKEKRGDPIGIVDANERFADKGFKPPERGVVVGTGSHDLVCWYFKSARDADTDALRRVARNVAYLGRPTSPVILDVVMGIQNPPEDHDRWIPDENGTRALRVATPDLLRALDEREEQRRRSRVTGTHPTLDVRPTARYWFDGDNVQPVAPRPSGVLADAVLYRFPGGRLGGVVVSAFDAATAVDQLKGQVATLRWVLPLFGSVGRRGLPVLRGIVVRADSVPDEVAFAVHGGVVTVRRAELRALTSLPRVVRAATMPSETWTSVVPVETRAEAMDARLQALAENLSAQLVRAERHARARASVGLDVCEPSSATHLTVVFDRAVAGPVILDGVWLVPERADGLAVNGRRSAR from the coding sequence ATGACCGCCTTCACGGTGACGGCCCGATTTCCCGCGGGGCAATTCAATGCCCACGGTAGCGACGGGGAAGCGGAGTGGCCCCCCGCCCCGGCCCGGCTGGCCGCCGCCCTCCTGTCGGCCGCGTATGAGAGCGGAGACGGGGTGGAGGCCGTCGAGGGGCTCTTCGCGTTGGATCCCCCCGATATTTCGGCGCCCCGCGTCGGCGAGCGCGCAGTCGATTACGGGCGCTGGGTGCCCACCAACAACGAGATCAAGGAGAAGCGGGGCGATCCGATCGGTATTGTCGATGCGAATGAACGTTTTGCGGATAAGGGGTTCAAACCCCCTGAACGCGGCGTCGTCGTCGGGACGGGCTCCCATGATCTTGTGTGCTGGTATTTCAAAAGCGCACGGGACGCGGATACGGACGCACTGCGGCGGGTCGCCCGGAATGTGGCCTACCTGGGGAGGCCGACATCGCCGGTGATCCTCGATGTAGTGATGGGTATTCAGAATCCGCCGGAGGACCACGACCGGTGGATTCCCGACGAGAATGGGACTCGTGCTCTGAGGGTGGCGACACCGGATCTGCTCCGCGCCCTCGATGAACGCGAGGAGCAGCGCCGGCGCAGTCGCGTGACTGGCACCCATCCGACCCTCGACGTGCGCCCCACTGCAAGATACTGGTTTGACGGCGATAATGTGCAGCCGGTGGCGCCAAGGCCTTCGGGTGTGTTGGCCGATGCGGTTCTGTACCGTTTTCCCGGAGGACGGTTGGGAGGGGTTGTTGTATCCGCATTCGACGCTGCGACCGCTGTTGATCAGCTGAAGGGGCAGGTGGCGACTCTGAGATGGGTGCTGCCGCTGTTCGGGAGCGTCGGGCGGCGCGGGCTGCCGGTGCTTCGAGGAATTGTGGTGCGGGCGGACTCGGTGCCGGATGAGGTCGCTTTTGCCGTGCACGGCGGCGTGGTGACGGTTCGACGGGCGGAGCTGCGGGCGTTGACGTCGCTGCCCAGAGTGGTGCGCGCGGCAACGATGCCGTCCGAGACGTGGACGTCGGTCGTGCCCGTCGAGACGAGGGCGGAGGCCATGGACGCCCGGCTCCAGGCGCTGGCGGAGAACCTGAGCGCGCAGCTGGTCCGGGCGGAGCGCCATGCGCGGGCGCGGGCGTCGGTTGGCCTTGATGTCTGCGAACCGAGCAGCGCCACTCATCTCACCGTCGTCTTCGATCGGGCGGTTGCAGGCCCGGTCATCCTGGACGGCGTGTGGCTTGTGCCGGAGAGGGCCGACGGATTGGCTGTCAACGGGAGGCGGAGCGCGCGATGA